The DNA window CAATCACATCTATTGTGTATCTTGCCTTTGACCGCCTCAACGCAACTTCAGGGCTGATAAATTTTATAGTTTTTTCAAGAATATTCATAAGGTGTTTAACTAAAATCTACTAATGATGCAGGGCTTACTCTGCGGTTAGTTAAATTATCAATTCTGCGCTCCCAATATTGAATTTGCTCTCTGATTTCAGAAACATTTGCCAAGGTTAAACTTCTGCCATTCATGGAATAACTCTGCCCCTTGGCAACTGCTAAATCTGCCGCAACCCACGCATCAAGTGCCGCCTGCGCCTGTGAAATTGTTATGCTCATAACCAATTACCTTCCGTGTTTACCCAACTATCTGAATTGCTTTTTTGCTTGCGAGTTTCCTTTCGGATATTCCGTGATTTCATTTCAATATTTTTTGCCAGTAATTCAAAATCAGGATTAAGAATTTGTAGCGCTGCAAGAGAATAAACTCTGCAATCTAATGCTTCATTTCTGGTTCTAACTTTGATCCATTCTCGTTTTGCAAAACC is part of the Rickettsiales bacterium genome and encodes:
- a CDS encoding DUF6148 family protein, with the protein product MSITISQAQAALDAWVAADLAVAKGQSYSMNGRSLTLANVSEIREQIQYWERRIDNLTNRRVSPASLVDFS